The following are encoded together in the Anoplopoma fimbria isolate UVic2021 breed Golden Eagle Sablefish chromosome 13, Afim_UVic_2022, whole genome shotgun sequence genome:
- the tmem167a gene encoding protein kish-A: protein MSAIFNFQSLLTVILLLICTCAYIRALAPSLLDKNKTGILGIFWKCARIGERKSPWVACCCVVMAFSILFVQ, encoded by the exons TCTGCCATTTTCAACTTCCAGTCACTGTTAACAGTGATTCTCCTCCTGATCTGTACCTGCGCCTACATCAGGGCGCTGGCTCCCAGCCTGCTAGACAAGAACAAGACTGG GATTCTAGGAATTTTCTGGAAGTGTGCAAGAATAG GTGAGCGGAAGAGTCCCTGGGTGGCTTGCTGCTGTGTCGTCATGGCTTTCAGTATACTGTTTGTACAGTAG